A region of the Mesoterricola sediminis genome:
GGCGGCCTGGAGCCGGCCCGGATCGGCGGCCCCCAGGCGCAGCAGGACGGAGGGGATGCCCGCGGCGGTGCCGAAGGCGCCGAAGTCCTCGGAGACCATGTCGGGCTTGAGGCGGGCCACCTTGTCCGGGCCCAGCGCCCGGCCCAGGGCGGCGCCGAGGCGGTCGCAGAGGGCCGGGTCGTTCCAGACGGCCGGCAGGGTGTCGCCGTCCACCTCCACCAGGGGTTCCCGCGGGGCGCCGCTGGCGATGGCCTCGCCCCGGGCGATGCGGCGGATGGCGGCGATGAGGCCGGCCTGCACCTTGGGGTCGAAGCTGCGGAGGGTGATCTGGAGGCGGACCTCGTCGGGGATGATGTTGTGCTTGGTGCCGCCGTGGATGGAGCCCACGGTGAGCACGGCGGGCTCCCGGGGGTCCTTCTCCCGGGAGACGGCGGTCTGGAGGGCCAGGACGGTCCGGGCGGCGAGGACCACGGGGTCCACCGTCTGGTCCGGCTTGGCGCCGTGGCCGCCGCGGCCGTAGAGGGTGATGTTCACCGAATCCACCGACGCCATGGCCCACCCGGAGGCGTAGCCGACGCTCCCGGCGGGAAGGTCCGCGGTGACGTGGACGGCCACGGCGAAATCAGGGCGCGGGAACCGGGTGAGGAGGCCGTCCTTGAGCATGGCCTGGGCGCCCTCCCCGATCTCCTCGGCGGGCTGGGCGACCATGAGCACCGTGCCCCGCCACAGGTCCCGCCGGGCCGCGAGGGCGCGGGCCGCGCCGAGCCAGGACGCCATGTGGACGTCGTGGCCGCAGGCGTGCATGACGCCGGGGGCCTCGCTGGCCCAGGGCACCCCGGAGAGCTCCTGCACGGGCAGGGCGTCCAGTTCCGTGCGCAGGAGGACCGTGGGGCCCCCGCCGTTGCGGAGCACGCCCACGACGCCGCCCCCGGCCCGGCCCACCTGGAAGCCCGCGCCCGCCAGGAGTTCCGCCATGCGGGCGGCGGTGCGGGCCTCCTTGAAGCTGAGTTCCGGGTGGCGGTGGAGCTCCTGATAGAGGGCCTCCAGCTCCGGGTAGGCCTTCCCCACCTCGGCGCGCACCGCAGGGGCGGGCTGGGCGGCCGCGCAGGTCGCGAGGACGAGGCCGAAGAGGGCTTTCCGCATCAGGGGCTCCGGGGAGATGGCCCG
Encoded here:
- a CDS encoding amidohydrolase, with protein sequence MRKALFGLVLATCAAAQPAPAVRAEVGKAYPELEALYQELHRHPELSFKEARTAARMAELLAGAGFQVGRAGGGVVGVLRNGGGPTVLLRTELDALPVQELSGVPWASEAPGVMHACGHDVHMASWLGAARALAARRDLWRGTVLMVAQPAEEIGEGAQAMLKDGLLTRFPRPDFAVAVHVTADLPAGSVGYASGWAMASVDSVNITLYGRGGHGAKPDQTVDPVVLAARTVLALQTAVSREKDPREPAVLTVGSIHGGTKHNIIPDEVRLQITLRSFDPKVQAGLIAAIRRIARGEAIASGAPREPLVEVDGDTLPAVWNDPALCDRLGAALGRALGPDKVARLKPDMVSEDFGAFGTAAGIPSVLLRLGAADPGRLQAAQAAGTPLPSLHSPRFVPALEPTLRTGALTLALAALEVLGKP